The Larimichthys crocea isolate SSNF chromosome XII, L_crocea_2.0, whole genome shotgun sequence region TTCGTCTGTAATTGACTTTATTTCACCAGGATAGTCACTCAGTATTAATACAGCtttataggtgtgtgtgtgttttttttgcagggtacatgcatgaaaatataCACCAGTCACTTTAAAGGTCAGCCAGGGCGTGCAGAAGTTCTTGCTTTTCAGTCGAGCGCTGTTCTGTACAGAAACAATACAACTCGGTGTGGAATTACAGTCATTTAATACACCAGATAAATATGTGCTACGAGAGATTTAAGTTCAGAAGAATACATTCTATGTTACATCCACTGCTAATTCACCACAATATATTTAGAGGAGTTTACGACCCCTGTAAGCTATTTCACTTTCATTGTATTTCAGATTACCCTAATATCATACGTTTATATGCCTCTTTCTTCCTATactaccttttttttctattctgtcacatcaaaaagctgcaaaaatgCGAAATAATGTGTGAGTGGATGAGACGAGCAGTGAGACTGAAAATATGTGgtgaaaaaaaactcatttatttatcttaaaaTAAGCACTGAGAACATCCAACATCACCTCGGCCTTCGTAGTGTTAtagtaaaaagaaaatagattttttaagGACACGGTGCATTATGTGAAACAGTCAGTTATCTAATAAGGCAAACTCACAGCTCACCAGCAAGTATGTAATGCAAAATAATGGTTTACATGGTAAATGCAAAGTGCATGATAAGATCTTACAAAGCAGACATCACAACatgatgtaaaatatatatacagtttctAATTTGGGTTCTCCTTCTGTTGTTCACTTTATTCACGAAGATGATCATATGTAAACAAACTTTTGCATTATCACTTTTACGGTTATTGCACTTTTTTAACaccagaaacataaaaacaaaaaaatgaaacatcacacatacacCTGAATGAGAAATCGGGGCTCATGATACATAATGCTGTCACTATttattcctttttcttttttcttttttttgacattcaCAGTAAGAAGTGTCTGCacgttttcttgttttttttgtcccacTGTTCAAACTGTTGTTCTACCACATTCTTTCAAGTCATTAGGGTGGCGCCTCTTTATTGTTGTAACATTTCTGTGTCTCTAATGCTGTTGTGAAGCAATGCTGTCACGCAGGACATACAGATATAACTGACTGACTCAGTGTTTGAGTCTAAACACACTGCATTGCTTCTCCCCCCGCCCCACCAAAAAAGCCCTTTCAGTCACTTTCAGGCAGTCTCTTTTGGTCGTTTCCCCTCCGAGCAGCTCCACACCATTATGAGATGAGGCAACTGTTGGTCTTGTTCATCGGAGGTCGTTGGTTGCTTTTCTTGGGGAAGGTTTCCCGTCTCCGGCACAGCGCTGGACTGAGCCAACTTGGCAGGTTGGCCTGCTGGAGCAGCTCCCTGAAAGCCTCCAGCACGTTGACGTTGTCTTTGGCAGAGGACTCCAAGAAGCTGTTGTTCCAGTCCAGCTCCACAGTGGACAGCACATCATCACTGGACACCCTACGCTCATTGTGACGGTCTATCTTGTTGCCTATCACCACAATAGGTGTGTACTTGTCCTCTTTGACCTCCAGGATCTCCTCTCGCAGACTCTTGACCGCCTCAAGGGATTCAGGGTCATCCACGGCGTAGACCAGGGCAAAGGCATCGCTGTTCTGGATGGAGAGCTTACGCATGGCAGGGAAGGAGTAGCTGCCACTGGTGTCCATGATGTTGATGGTGACTTTCACACCCCTCACCTCGTACTCCTTCTTGTGGAGCTCCTCCACTGTGCGCCGGTGCTTGGGTTCAAACGTGTCTTTGAGGAAGCGTTGGATGAGGGCTGTCTTCCCCACTCCAGCTGCTCCCAAAAACACCAGACgcacctccttcttctccttcgcTTCAAAAGACATGTTGAGttcctgctgctctttttcTCCAAAACACTGTATGAAAAGAATCTTTCTTCTTTGCCTGCAGCTCCTTGTCTGAAAACTGGGCTTTGAGCTGGATGTGGTGGTGTCAGAAAGGATGGTGATAGCAGATGAATGTGCCTGTCAGGCTGTGCACTGTATTTATGTTCACACACAGTACCTGCCCTCGTCTGCTCCCGGCCAATCAGAGAGGGCAGtatcttcccctctctctctttctctctctgtgaactcccagcagccaatcacatgcACTCATGCAGAGTAAGAGAAAAGGCAGTTAGTTGATAAAACCATCTGAGTTCAGGGTCCGTCTAGTAGCTGTTCAGATGATCTTCATATCATGGAAAGCTTCAGAGACTCTTTGGTGAGGTTGATTTGTCCAATCATAGGCGCTTTGGGGCTCAAATTTATGAAAATGAGTTGAACAGAACACTTTACTAAAGGTGTTGTAGagcaatttgttttgttttttttgctttgtttatatgatttatatgCTCCGTCGTTTTGGTGGTCATCATTAAAATGTCATATATTTGGAGAAGTCCTCAGTGGACAGCCCAGACAAGAGCAACATGTCAATCATTTGCTGATGGTGTCCAATATAAAAGGTCATTTGAGTCTGTTGAATGTGTGATGTCACTTTGCACAGACTCACTAAAAGCCTGTTTATTTGATAGGTctgtcatttaatttaatttaatattacattatttaatgtTACTTGCAGGTTGATGGACGGAGGTTTCAGTGGACCTTTTTCTCGAGCACCCGCTGATTTTGAATTGCCCTCATGACAAATGAGCATAAAAGGCAGACGTCTCACTGTCATTGTCTGGAAGCATGTTatgcagatgtttttcattaaatgtttcaacctctctctctctctctctctttcagtctcaTGTACAACATCACCGTCTCTGCAGTGCTGCCGCGATTCAAATGTCAACTGTGTGGGAAGCTTGGCGGTCCGCATGCGATTCAgacaaagtagaaaaataatatattagttagttatcatcatcatcatgctccGATCTCTCACATGCTCCTCTGTGTCCGCGCTTTGTCACTTGTTGCTATGATACCGCCGAATCCATTACCTGAgctaaaaatgatttatgagTGGAAATGTACACCTTATTAGTGCTGTCATTCACTAAGTCCAACTGTTCTCACTGGAGACTGCTAATGGCCTGTAATGGGGGTATATTGGCTAATTAAGCAAATGAAAAGACATTTCAACGCCTGAGTATGTGATTTACACGACTGGACACATGAATTTTATTGTTGCTATCACAAAAGTTGTTCTTCTAGCTTGGGTATGTTATTTTGAAATTACTACACCCTTGACCCTCCCACCCCCCACAACTCCCACATGGCCTGTCTCTCGTGGTTTccatccaaaataaaataaaataaaatgatttcatttctgtgtgtgtacctctgtTTGTTATTCCATTACGGCCGCGTGCAGACCTTGTTCTTTTGCCGTAATGCAATAGAGCCtgtttctttttgaaaataaacGTCTGCTCGAATCACCGTTTTCTCTGGATGTTACCGTTACGTGCTGCATGTCTCTCAGTGAGGAACCTctgcctccttccctctccGGGGACAAAACGGTCTGTAAGCAAAAGCTCAAAGGCCCCTAAGCAATTCAACTCCAGCTTTCGGCTTCTGCGCTTCATTAAACGCAGGAGCAAAGACAGCCAGtatctttcatttttctcatttatttttcttcttcttatcggTATAGCTTTCTTACAGGTCAGGACGCTTTACAAGAATaatgtcaaaatattaaaaaaaatgtgaaatttgagGAAATATAATGGGGCTGGATGTGACTTGCTGTGCTGGTAAAAGAAAGTTGATATAATGGTgcattgtgtaagatttaggggcagaaattaaatataatagatatataatgtgtttttagtgtatgAACCCCTTGAACTGTGTCTTGGAGCAAGTCCAAGTTCTACAAAGTCGACCATTTTTAATTGCCATGTTTGTCCATTAGTCCTGATCTGACAGACCAAACACAGCTACCATTGTTTCTCTTACATACTTGGAACGGGAGGGTGAGGCACTTTAACACTGAATTTCACGTGAATCCATCTCCCAGTGCCAATTAGCAAATGTTGGCATGCTGCCCCGCTGAACTAAGATGCTGCACACGGTTTGCACATCACCCCTGATAAGCATCCTACTTGTAATCGTGTTAGCATTTCGCTCAAAGAAACACTGCATCTAAGTACAGCATCACCGAGCTACAAGTATGACTACtacttcattcatttcattttttttgtgtgtgttatttgaagaaaatgtgtgtaaTCATAGCCACCGAGTGTGTTCGTGTATCGCAGTATTGAGCCGACGCTGTCTCAGAGGTATCAGTCGGTGATGACTAACTGTGGTAAAGGGAGGAACAAGCTGTTCTCAGACCTGGCCCTGTGTTGATCGAGTATTATTTTTGTACGCCGCATTGAACATTCTGTATAACTGCGGCTTGTTGAGTGTGCCATCTTCgctgtcctaaaaaaaaaagccaagaaaATGCAAAGATCCACCGTGTCTGATGACATTTACCTCCGTTACATAAGAGTGTTTGATAAGCCTATACAGAGGCAATACTTCAGTAGCAAGATaagtttatactgtatgtatattttatgtgtagcttatttctgtgtgtgtttatttagcAGGGTGTGTGGGTTTGAGCCCGTCCCATCGATCAAACAGTTATCGCAAGGACAATATTTAGTTCTGTCACCCTTTAATGCTCCTGTATTGCCGATATGCACTCAGGTGAAAAGGCCACAAGTCTATAATTGGAATTTCAAAGTTTGCACTGCACGCAGGGACTTAAGGGTGCTAAACACACCTTTCCTAATAAGTGCTAATAAGGGAGTGTCCCACGAGGGTGAAAAATTGTCCCGTGGCATCAATAAACAGAGATGTACTATAAGCTGTAGGCTGACCTAGAAAAAGTGCACCATGCTGTAAAGTCATTTGCCCTTTACAGCTGAGCTAAGTGGGCAATTTAAGGACTCTGCACTCCAGTGGAGGATATGATGAAGTCTGAACAGACACAGGATCTGCGCACTTTGTTTGCCAACTGAGTAAAGGCGAGGTCAGTAGACTAATAATCCCATTAAATTGTTATGTGTATAACAGAATAGGTGAGTACGCTTTGTTCTTATTTGCACAAGAAGCGATAGAATTTCATGGGGTGATTTGTACACCACGTGTAACACGTACATTTTAGAAAAACCCAGACAGTTTCTTCCATGAACTACAGGGTTTCAGGCTATTTTGCCATGGCTTTGATGGACTGTCTCATTATTTTTGGGGATGAATAGTTACAGTGACATTACCTGACATAGATGTAACACAGATGTCTGATTCTGCAGACCGCTCCATCATCCAGTCTGGCACAAGAAGCAGCGTGACACATACATAATGGTCAGGACAAGAGAGCAATCTTAACAGGACATTTTTGGATGGATTCTTCCCCCGGTGGAAACTGTAGCTgtgtgaattattttaaaatgaaagatcTTACGACCACTGCTTTGTCAGTGATTGACAATGGCATATTTTAGCCAAGCATAGCTGTAAATTGAGTTTGCATCACTTTAGGATTTTGGCCATAGCTCCACATgtgacaggagagaagaagaagtatcACAAAAAGATATGTATGTCCTGGAAATTGGTACAAATAAATTCAGGATTATTCTCTTTATGTCCTAACTTGAACTCATATTTGTCTtctaattattatcattattattgcagacttttcttttgtatgtCAGCAAGAAAGTACAGACCAGAACACTCACAAAAGCCAACTAAGACCAGCCTATCCTTTCTCTTAATCCCTTCAATCAGAGGCTTTGTAAATTTC contains the following coding sequences:
- the rasd4 gene encoding ras-related protein Rap-2a; amino-acid sequence: MSFEAKEKKEVRLVFLGAAGVGKTALIQRFLKDTFEPKHRRTVEELHKKEYEVRGVKVTINIMDTSGSYSFPAMRKLSIQNSDAFALVYAVDDPESLEAVKSLREEILEVKEDKYTPIVVIGNKIDRHNERRVSSDDVLSTVELDWNNSFLESSAKDNVNVLEAFRELLQQANLPSWLSPALCRRRETFPKKSNQRPPMNKTNSCLIS